One Saimiri boliviensis isolate mSaiBol1 chromosome 7, mSaiBol1.pri, whole genome shotgun sequence genomic window, ACATCCTGCAGGATCTCACAGTGGAGTCATAACTGCTGGGACCAAAGCACAAGCAACTTCTCATGAAAGCAGAGATAAATGCCTTCCTCAAACACTCAAGGGCTCGCGGTACCAGAGGACTTAAACATTGTATGAAATACTAAGCATTTACCAAGACTAATACAGTATAGCCTTTTCCTACAGGTAGAAGAGGCCATATCTAGAAAGGGCTACCTCAACAGGTGGTGAGTTCCCCATCACTGCAGATGTGCAAACAGACACTGCACAGGACACTTCTAAAATGTTGCAGATAAGATCCAAGTATTGTCATATGGAAATATATGTTCCTAAATGTCACTTTTAATCTTGAAATGCCGTGGATAATTTTTTCTGAGCCTGAGGATCACAGAAAGCTGCCACCAAGATAGCGGAACTTGAGTGAAGGCTCGAAGTATGATGGGATTGTAATACAACAAATAGAAATATTCTCTGCAAGGAGACACCACGGCAATGCATGGAGGCCTGAGAGAACAGGGTGTGCTGGGACAGAGCAGCTAGTGTGGCTGGTCACAGGGGCCCAGATAAGAGAAGAACAGAAGAATCAGGGCAGGTGTCAGAATCCCAATGATACCACTGGGCAGTGTTATCACAGTCATCTCACTGTGTGACACTCTAAATCCACGGCTCACCATGGTGAACATCAGACACCAGCTCAGGACAGTCTCTGGTGCTACCCAGTTTCTTTTGGGCCTCAGCATCCATCTAGAGAGTACAAAGGGGCCTAGGTCACAGCAGTTGCTCCATCCCTCACTCTGGAGAGAAACCCAAAGACCAAAGCTCTAGTCTCTACATATGGGAGTCAGGCCTCAGATACAGGACCAGAGCACAGGAAACAGTGGAAAAGGCATCAAATTTGGAGTCAAGAGACTTGGACTGAAGTCCCAGGCCTGCCACTTTCTAGATACTACTTCAGGCACATTATCTAATATCTCTGAGACTCATGGCTCATTCATAGAGATGGTATCCATTCTCTCACTTGATTTTGAGAGGAACTGTGTGGAAAGCGCTTTACCAAATTACAGAAATGTTGATTGTTATTTCTAAATAACTTCTCttcttagctgtgtctcagattCTGGTTGGAGTGATGGCTGGGGTAAACCATACTACGCTGCCTGAATTCCTCCTTCTGGGATTCTCTGACCTGAAGGCCCTGCAGGGCCCCCTGTTCTGGGTGGTGCTTCTGGTCTACCTAGTCACCTTGCTGAGTAACTCCCTGATCATCCTCCTCACGCAGGTCAGCCCTGCTCTGCACTCCCCCATGTACTTCTTCCTGCGCCACCTCTCAGTGGTGGAGCTCTTCTACACCACCGACATTGTGCCCAGGACCCTGGCCAACCTGGCCTCCCCACATCCCCAAGCCATCTCCTTCCAGGGCTGTGCAGCCCAGATGTACATCTTCATTGTCCTGGGCATCTCGGAGTGCTGCCTGCTCACAGCCATGGCCTATGACCGATATGTTGCCATCTGCCAGCCCCTGCACTACTCCACCCTCTTGAGCCCACAGGCCTGCATGACCATGGTGGGCACCTCCTGGCTCACAGGCATCATCACAGCCACCACCCATGCCTCCCTCATCTTCTCTCTGCCCTTCCCCAGCCACCCAATGATCCCACACTTTCTCTGTGACATCCTGCCAGTACTGAGACTGGCAAGTGCTGGGAAGCACAGGAGTGAGATCTCCGTGATGACAGCTACCGTAGTCTTCATCATGGTCCCTTTCTCTATGATTGTCACCTCTTACATCCGCATCCTGGGTGCCATCCTAGCAATGACTTCCACCCAGAGCCGCCACAAGGTCTTCTCCACCTGCTCCTCCCATCTGCTTGTGGTCTGTCTCTTCTTTGGAACAGCCAGCATCACCTACATACGGCCCCAGGCAGGCTCCTCTGTCACCACAGACCGCATCCTCAGTCTCTTCTACACGGTCATCACACCCATGCTCAACCCCATCATCTACACCCTTCGGAACAAGGATGTGACGAGGGCCCTGAGACACCTGGTGAAGAGgcagagcccctcaccctgaAGAGACTCAGAGGACATCTGCTGACTCACTCATTGCTCATCCTGCCAGCCTTCAGGGGCTGGGTTTAAACCCACCGGTCACAGAAACCATGCAGCACCTCAAaggagaaggcttcctggaagaaagtactgaaataaaacaaagataaatctaTGTATTGCCTCAGGCCACAGTCCACATTCACTATCAGAGCATGGGTTATTAGGTCAAAGTAGAATGAAAGGGATTGCTGCCTTCAGGAAAGAAAATTTAGTTGGCATCTTCTAGATTGTTCTGGATCCCTGAGCACAGTGATTGCCATGGCTGCACTGGTAGTCAGAAGTCTGTGTCAGTCATGAAAGCAGGTGTCTGTGAACTTGACATCCAACTAAGTGACCCACCCAAAGCCTGTGGAGAAGTTTACCTAGCCCGTCCATTGCGTTTTCTTCTACCTGCATCTGAGCCTTCCTCTACTCAGTGGAACATCTGTTCTGCCCTTGGCCTTTAGGAGGAGGTGCATCTGAAGCTTCCAGTCATAAGGCTCTGTCCTTCCCAAGATACCAGCACAAAAGGGAAGATGGTCAGGCAGTATCAAAAAAGACCAGGTTAAACAACAGGAAAAGCTATCTGCCAGGAGAGCCTATACACGATTCCCAGAAACACAATGGGGTGTCCTGTTCTGGATGCTTGTAGGAGAGTGTTGGTCAGGGATTCCAGAAGACTCACCAGCTTGAGAGGCAGGATCCACAGAGCTGAAGCTAACTAGGGAGCCGGAAGCAGGACATGCTGGAAGCAAAGCACTCCTATCCCTCTGTGCTGAGGTGCCACTGGCTTCCCACCTCCCTTGGGCCAGGGACAGAGATTTCTCCTGCTTTATTCTCTGGGGCCCCCCATAGCTAGATAGTAGCAGAAGGCCAAGGCAAAAAGATAGGCTGTTCCAGTTCCCCTCTATTCCCTCACCTCTCACACACCATTACCACCTATGTGTTCTCTAGCCAAGAAATGCCAGAAGCTCTGGCTCTCAGTGAAGAGAGACCCCCAACATTTCATCAATAATGTGAGCTGTTCAGGAAATGATGGGAACCCAGTCTTCTCTCACCACCCCTGTGATCTTCAAAGAGTCCTTATCGCTCACAGAGACTCTGCTCTTGTGCTAAGGAGTATTCAACCATGGGAATGGCTGTAGCCCAGCCTCtgcacccagtttttttttttttttttttttttttttttttgagacagagttttgctcttgttggtcaggctggagtgcaacagcatggtctcgactcactgcaacctccacctcccagattcacacaattctcctatctcagcttcccgagtagctgggattacaggcatgcccggctaattttgtatttttagtagaaacactttccaccatgtcagccaggctggtctcaaactcctgaactcagatgatccaactgcctcagcttctcaaagtgctgggattaaaggcatgagccaatgtgcccagccccACTTCTAAGTTTATTTCCCACAGATCTCCCCAGGCTCAGATAGGCTTTTATATCTCTATGCCTTTTCATAAGCTGTCCTGCCAGAAATTCCTCACACACGTCTTATCCAAAATACATACCTGGCAAACCCCTATTCCTCCTGTAAGACCCAACTCAAGAAATTCCTCACATCCCAGACGTATTTCATTACTCCTTCCTTTATGCCACTACTATTATAAGCCTTTTTGCAATGAATTGTAACTCTTTGTCATATTTCTTTATCCGCTTCTAAACTGTTAAAAACCTTAAGACAGGGAAAGAGTACTAAGCCTTCATCTCACCTGAaatagctcaataaatgttgatttaTTTAATGAATCACTCAAGTATAATAATGCTTGCTTGTAGAATCATTTTATAAActctaaaatgttatataaaattctGCTTATATTAATCTGTCACAGtagagttataaaaataaaaacaattctgtTTATTAAACTACTAAACCTCATGTTCTAACTGTCTCCCACTGAGGTTCGGAAATACCAGTCCAGCCTAGGGCCACCTAAATCACTGAGCTTCCTCTGCTTTGAAAGAGCCCACAGGAGGGCTCTTTCCTACCCCCTCCACCGTGGACTTCTGACATCATCCATATGTGGTGATCACACATCTGACTGGATGAGACCATCTCCCTGGTGTCACTGTCTTGCTCCCAACCTGTGCCATCAGCATGGTACCATGCCACCTTCCCTAGCCCTGGCACTCACCCCTAGACTGGGTAAGGAAGGCCCTGAAACCATCTTGGGTAGGATCTGGAGAGCAGACCCAGCATTTGACCCTCTTTCAACATTTGGGGAATTCTCTACTTCAGAAGAATAGTGGGAAGAAAGACCACCTCTTTCTGTGGAGCCAAGATGGCTTCATGGCCTCCGGGGCATGTGGTCTGGCTCCACTGACCAAATGTTCCCATGCCTGACTCTGACCGATTGGCTGGTGCCCACAAGCAGCAAGGAGCACTGTGTACTCTCAGGGATAGCACAAAAGACTGCAACAGGAAGCTGCCAGCCTAGACATGGCATCTGGTCCCTGGCGGCAGCACCAGTGACTCACTCAACTTTGTGTTTGGGAGTAACTCCTGGAAGCTTAGCCTCGGGCATGGTCCCCAGCCCTCCCAATAACTCTGTGAACTAACCTGCattttgttaataaattatattgtgCTTCATCATTTGGGCAGCTTCTGTTGTCAAGAATTTTAACTGATACAATAGATTTGGAGGCCAGAGATAGTAGAGGGAACTCTTAGCCCTGGTGTACTAGAAAGTGGTCTGGGTCCTATGTAAAGAACAGCTAAAGGGAACTTGGGGGTCAGAGAATACCCAAAGACAAATAGACACAGAGAAAGGGAGCCAGAAGCCATACAGCACTCCTGATTCAGAAAATAACTGATAAGGTCTCTGCCCTCCCAGGACTCAATCTAAGGCAAGTAGGGGTCAGGGGAAtggagtggagaaaaaaaaaaaaaaaaaatcagcagaaacATAAATcccagaaggcttcctggaagaagtaGCTCAATGCAGTATTTCCAACCTTTGACACATCATGGGGCATGCAGACAGCACTAATATTTGAGTGGCACACCAGTGAAAACTAAAGGAGACGTTAAGGTATCTAAATGGGGCTTGATGCAAAAAAAAGTATTGCATTCTCTTTTtactatgtatttataattttaaaattattaataaatagaataaaaatatggaGCAATAGAGAAATctttgaatattaattttatataaaatgttcaaaacaCAACGTGGTTCTGTGAACATAATTTTGGCACTGCGTAACAACATTTTGGCTAACAGTAGGCCACATATAAGACCTACCGTTCCCATAAACTTATGAAAAATTCCTATGGCCTAGGGACATTGTAGCAGTTGTCGGGTAACAAAGTGCATTACT contains:
- the OR10P1 gene encoding olfactory receptor 10P1, giving the protein MAGVNHTTLPEFLLLGFSDLKALQGPLFWVVLLVYLVTLLSNSLIILLTQVSPALHSPMYFFLRHLSVVELFYTTDIVPRTLANLASPHPQAISFQGCAAQMYIFIVLGISECCLLTAMAYDRYVAICQPLHYSTLLSPQACMTMVGTSWLTGIITATTHASLIFSLPFPSHPMIPHFLCDILPVLRLASAGKHRSEISVMTATVVFIMVPFSMIVTSYIRILGAILAMTSTQSRHKVFSTCSSHLLVVCLFFGTASITYIRPQAGSSVTTDRILSLFYTVITPMLNPIIYTLRNKDVTRALRHLVKRQSPSP